A part of Cannabis sativa cultivar Pink pepper isolate KNU-18-1 chromosome 6, ASM2916894v1, whole genome shotgun sequence genomic DNA contains:
- the LOC115695268 gene encoding uncharacterized protein LOC115695268: MVSFEILHYLKRKQVGKDGFMALKSDLSKAYDRVDWHFLCVMLTRMGFVDKWVCLIFGCLSSVQYQIVSSDRTMGPIVPSRGLRQGDHISPYLSLVCVEAFSTLIRKFEKRKWLHGCKVANGAPSVSRMLFVDDSFLYYKATNGEMNRVLQLLRMFATATGQHVNFRKSSVFFSTNTSSNMRQTICTTLGIHEATEHNKYLGLPSIVGRN, translated from the coding sequence atgGTCTCTTTTGAAATCCTACATTATCTTAAGCGGAAGCAAGTGGGCAAGGATGGGTTTATGGCGTTGAAATCGGATTTAAGTAAAGCCTATGATAGAGTGGATTGGCATTTCTTGTGTGTTATGCTTACTCGGATGGGATTCGTTGATAAATGGGTTTGTCTTATCTTTGGATGCTTGTCCTCGGTACAGTACCAGATTGTGAGTAGTGACCGAACTATGGGTCCTATTGTGCCTAGTAGAGGCCTCCGACAGGGAGACCATATATCACCATATCTTTCTTTGGTGTGTGTTGAAGCTTTTTCTACTCTTATTCGCAAATTTGAAAAGAGGAAGTGGCTGCATGGTTGTAAAGTGGCTAATGGAGCGCCTAGTGTCTCTCGTATGCTCTTTGTAGATGACAGTTTTTTGTATTATAAGGCGACTAATGGAGAGATGAATCGGGTTCTTCAGTTACTTAGGATGTTTGCTACTGCAACGGGACAACATGTTAATTTTCGAAAGTCTTCTGTCTTTTTTAGCACTAATACTTCATCTAATATGCGACAGACCATCTGTACTACTCTGGGAATTCATGAAGCGACTGAGCACAATAAGTACTTGGGGTTGCCGAGTATTGTTGGCAGgaattaa